In Myxococcota bacterium, a single genomic region encodes these proteins:
- a CDS encoding DUF4124 domain-containing protein, translating to MHRLWLMTLLLIGFATPVAAELFKCKGPGGRTIFTDQKEQCPGADPFVPDVVIHKAEPSKPAASTPAAPAARERHRHAVQAEESQAMHWRQKKTSAEKELAELSLRRDWLKQYVTHCNRGGYVTTRDDAGIKQTVDCRELRREFEGLDSRTTELQAYLDEGLRDECRKAGCLPGWIRD from the coding sequence ATGCACCGTCTGTGGCTCATGACGCTTCTCTTGATTGGGTTCGCGACGCCCGTCGCGGCCGAGCTCTTCAAATGCAAGGGGCCCGGCGGACGCACGATCTTCACGGACCAGAAGGAACAGTGCCCAGGGGCCGATCCCTTCGTTCCCGACGTGGTGATCCACAAGGCCGAGCCGAGCAAGCCGGCCGCTTCCACACCTGCGGCTCCTGCCGCGCGTGAGCGACACCGTCACGCGGTTCAGGCCGAGGAGAGCCAGGCGATGCACTGGCGCCAGAAGAAGACCTCGGCCGAGAAGGAACTCGCCGAGCTGTCGCTGCGCCGCGACTGGCTGAAGCAGTACGTGACCCACTGCAACCGCGGTGGCTACGTCACGACCCGCGACGACGCAGGCATCAAGCAGACGGTCGACTGCCGTGAGCTGCGGCGCGAGTTCGAGGGGCTCGATTCGCGCACCACCGAGTTGCAGGCCTATCTCGACGAAGGTTTGCGCGACGAGTGTCGGAAGGCCGGCTGTCTGCCGGGCTGGATTCGCGACTGA
- a CDS encoding DUF2914 domain-containing protein, with protein sequence MRGTTGFVFVIALGLSTAATGVAEMEPMEGAEATTAIEAEASPAGSVARAAVTTSVFEREPTDEVESVSLGTEELFYFTELRDLQGQTVTHRWSQGETIRAEVSFDVGGPRWRVYSRKALLPEWTGEWTLEVVAPSGEVLRSDRFVYEAAEAVPASSDDIR encoded by the coding sequence ATGCGAGGGACGACCGGGTTCGTATTCGTGATCGCCCTGGGGCTCAGCACTGCCGCCACCGGGGTGGCAGAGATGGAGCCCATGGAGGGCGCGGAAGCCACCACGGCGATCGAGGCGGAAGCATCGCCCGCTGGATCGGTGGCGCGTGCGGCGGTGACCACATCGGTGTTCGAGCGCGAGCCGACGGACGAGGTGGAGAGCGTGAGCCTCGGTACCGAGGAGCTCTTCTACTTCACCGAGCTTCGCGACCTGCAGGGCCAGACGGTGACCCACCGCTGGAGCCAGGGCGAAACGATCCGCGCAGAAGTGAGCTTCGATGTTGGCGGGCCGCGCTGGCGCGTGTACTCGCGCAAGGCGCTGCTGCCCGAGTGGACCGGCGAATGGACGCTCGAGGTGGTCGCGCCGTCGGGTGAGGTGCTCCGCAGCGACCGCTTCGTCTACGAAGCGGCGGAAGCGGTCCCGGCCTCGTCCGACGACATCCGCTGA
- a CDS encoding tetratricopeptide repeat protein, with amino-acid sequence MGRIDTTDDRAQLLEQAARARSKRQRRRAIALYRQVLVSERHSIEIHEKLAPLLAETGQHFDAWNSYRLIAQSALREGRDDRAIAVYREATRAVPQEIQSWQGLARLLARRGDTDGAVEALVEGSHQFTGHFLRPQAIHLLRRARSISPWHFETVLELARHLGRSDQSVEARMLLDGLLERCEPWRRSRVRVAQLSVEPGPRALWAWFVSWWSGDEPEEPEPTADVFPLLALAPSADDADLDQRMSSDEAGTASAAS; translated from the coding sequence ATGGGACGGATCGACACGACGGACGACCGGGCGCAGCTCCTCGAGCAGGCCGCGCGAGCGCGCTCGAAGCGCCAGCGGCGGCGCGCCATCGCGCTCTACCGCCAGGTGCTGGTGAGCGAGCGCCACAGCATCGAGATCCACGAGAAGCTGGCGCCGCTCCTGGCGGAGACCGGCCAGCACTTCGACGCGTGGAACAGCTACCGGCTGATCGCCCAGTCGGCGCTGCGCGAAGGGCGCGACGACCGGGCGATCGCCGTCTACCGCGAAGCGACGCGCGCGGTACCCCAGGAGATCCAGAGCTGGCAGGGGCTCGCCCGCCTGCTCGCGCGACGCGGCGACACGGACGGCGCGGTCGAAGCGCTGGTGGAAGGAAGCCACCAGTTCACCGGCCACTTCCTTCGCCCCCAGGCGATTCACCTGCTGCGCCGCGCGCGCAGCATCTCTCCGTGGCACTTCGAAACGGTGCTCGAGCTCGCGCGCCACCTGGGCCGCAGCGACCAGAGCGTCGAAGCCCGCATGCTGCTCGACGGCTTGCTCGAACGCTGTGAGCCCTGGCGCCGGTCACGGGTACGCGTCGCCCAGCTCTCGGTGGAGCCCGGGCCGCGCGCCCTCTGGGCCTGGTTCGTCAGCTGGTGGAGCGGCGATGAGCCCGAGGAACCCGAGCCCACCGCCGACGTCTTCCCGCTGCTGGCGCTCGCCCCGAGCGCCGACGATGCCGACCTCGATCAGCGGATGTCGTCGGACGAGGCCGGGACCGCTTCCGCCGCTTCGTAG
- a CDS encoding TonB family protein, which produces MTSENLIQGRRKKQKARPKRRALAAAMAAPRAGAAAAAYPGYVESDDDARTRTFLTGSFLLHAAGFAVLLFLASLAPVIEETIIPVQILREEVEPPPPPPKPASAPRALAERRNLPFAPAVQAVQPQIVNPHVIAEAAPVVAAETFQMEAVGTRAAPTEIRSQAVVVERVSAVNSAARAQVAAVDVARAAGPVVRGPTKVNVPAGPSVGPRKVEAAPVGTTVGTSPIAIGSGNGSSVQEGVISNRDVVGTPEGALVVAVDTSIGQGVFGGEAPNGTGTEPVSKKTCLNRPAVRTYVSGIKDRVYDRWVLPPGVDAGRKVKLRFRVDVAGSASSVTIVSTEDNALGASAVDALRSAAPFPPMPEPVRCLARVPIVGTFSNPVGG; this is translated from the coding sequence GTGACGAGCGAAAATCTGATCCAGGGCCGCCGTAAGAAGCAGAAGGCGCGACCGAAGCGGCGCGCGCTGGCTGCCGCAATGGCGGCCCCGCGCGCGGGAGCCGCAGCCGCGGCCTACCCGGGCTACGTCGAGTCCGACGACGATGCCCGCACGCGCACCTTCCTGACCGGGTCCTTCCTCCTGCACGCCGCGGGCTTCGCGGTGCTGCTCTTCCTCGCCAGCCTGGCCCCGGTCATCGAAGAGACCATCATCCCCGTGCAGATCCTGCGCGAAGAAGTCGAGCCGCCGCCGCCCCCGCCGAAACCGGCTTCGGCGCCGCGCGCATTGGCCGAGCGCCGGAACCTGCCCTTCGCACCCGCGGTGCAGGCGGTCCAGCCCCAGATCGTGAACCCCCACGTGATCGCCGAGGCGGCACCCGTGGTCGCGGCGGAGACCTTCCAGATGGAAGCGGTCGGGACGCGCGCCGCTCCGACGGAGATCCGCTCTCAGGCGGTGGTCGTCGAGCGCGTCTCGGCGGTCAACAGTGCGGCGCGTGCCCAGGTCGCGGCCGTCGACGTCGCCCGCGCCGCCGGGCCGGTCGTCCGCGGACCTACGAAGGTCAACGTCCCTGCCGGCCCCTCGGTGGGACCGCGCAAGGTGGAAGCGGCGCCGGTGGGCACGACAGTCGGCACCTCGCCGATTGCCATCGGTAGCGGCAATGGCAGTTCCGTTCAGGAAGGCGTGATTTCCAACCGCGACGTGGTCGGCACCCCCGAAGGTGCACTCGTCGTCGCGGTCGATACCTCGATCGGCCAGGGCGTGTTCGGCGGTGAAGCGCCGAACGGCACGGGCACCGAGCCGGTCTCGAAGAAGACCTGCCTCAATCGGCCCGCGGTCCGCACCTATGTGTCCGGCATCAAGGACCGGGTCTACGACCGCTGGGTCCTGCCGCCCGGAGTCGACGCTGGACGCAAGGTGAAGCTGCGCTTCCGTGTCGACGTCGCCGGCTCGGCCTCGAGCGTCACGATCGTCAGCACCGAAGACAACGCGCTCGGAGCCAGTGCCGTCGACGCCCTGCGCTCCGCCGCGCCCTTCCCTCCCATGCCCGAACCGGTCCGCTGCCTCGCGCGCGTTCCGATCGTCGGCACCTTCAGCAACCCGGTCGGTGGCTAG
- a CDS encoding MotA/TolQ/ExbB proton channel family protein codes for MDSQTILELIHQGGMTNYPLLVGSILALGIFFERLWRFRGVQDATRKLTKETIDLLVRRDLAGAQKLCEDSDQRIAEIYTEAMRWRNVPLEDLERVLLTSRQEASFDLKRGLWVIGTVGSLAPYVGLFGTVVGIIRAFGDMAEHGAGGFEVVASGISEALIATAAGLAVAIIALMFFNYLQTRVGAIAGTYARSCERFVQALLFLESADAKVVDETADAEVADGFVPAG; via the coding sequence GTGGACTCCCAGACGATTCTCGAGCTGATCCACCAGGGTGGGATGACCAACTACCCGCTGCTGGTCGGGTCGATCCTGGCGCTCGGTATTTTCTTCGAGCGGCTCTGGCGCTTCCGCGGCGTGCAGGACGCGACGCGGAAGCTCACCAAGGAAACGATCGACCTGCTCGTCCGGCGTGATCTCGCCGGCGCACAGAAGCTCTGCGAAGACTCGGATCAGCGGATCGCCGAGATCTACACCGAAGCGATGCGGTGGCGGAACGTGCCCCTCGAAGACCTCGAGCGCGTGCTGCTCACCTCGCGGCAGGAGGCGTCCTTCGACCTCAAGCGTGGCCTCTGGGTGATCGGTACGGTCGGATCGCTGGCACCCTACGTCGGCCTGTTCGGCACGGTGGTCGGCATCATTCGCGCCTTCGGCGACATGGCCGAGCACGGCGCCGGCGGTTTCGAGGTCGTGGCGTCGGGCATCTCGGAAGCCCTCATCGCGACGGCCGCTGGCCTCGCGGTCGCCATCATCGCCCTGATGTTCTTCAACTACCTGCAGACGCGGGTCGGCGCGATCGCCGGCACCTACGCGCGCTCCTGCGAGCGCTTCGTGCAGGCATTGCTCTTCCTCGAGTCGGCCGATGCAAAGGTGGTCGACGAGACGGCAGACGCGGAGGTGGCCGATGGCTTCGTTCCGGCCGGCTGA
- a CDS encoding biopolymer transporter ExbD produces MASFRPADDENPDDGVVAEINITPLTDVFLVLLVIFMVTTSVVANQSKNIDLPGAAVSDTTPTGVTVEVTPDGEILVNEVAASEENLFEVLESALADSREKIVILRGDRKVLLGQAVNILDVAQQAGAQGIALATKPAVSEAS; encoded by the coding sequence ATGGCTTCGTTCCGGCCGGCTGACGACGAGAACCCCGATGACGGGGTCGTCGCCGAGATCAACATCACCCCGCTGACCGACGTCTTCCTGGTGTTGCTCGTGATCTTCATGGTCACGACGTCGGTGGTGGCCAATCAGAGCAAGAACATCGACCTGCCAGGTGCGGCGGTCAGCGATACGACCCCGACGGGCGTGACGGTGGAAGTCACGCCCGACGGCGAGATCCTCGTGAACGAGGTGGCTGCTAGCGAAGAGAACCTCTTCGAGGTGCTCGAATCGGCGCTCGCCGACTCGCGCGAGAAGATCGTGATCCTGCGCGGAGATCGGAAGGTGCTCCTGGGGCAGGCCGTGAACATCCTCGACGTGGCGCAGCAGGCGGGAGCCCAGGGCATCGCCTTGGCGACCAAACCGGCGGTGTCCGAAGCGAGCTGA
- a CDS encoding DUF4350 domain-containing protein: MTRELGLAGCLALAFGLGAYYATGRFGAFSALNVGLGLLALATSIARGAVSLYTESSRAAHSLVWRGLAGVGVAGALAVVLFQGARWLDWRADWTFEQRYQVSEATQRAVEELCGPVELLHFHEPGDPRNRRTALLLDAIARFGDVHWRGLSLAEAPAEADHYGIGRSNSVVVRLRGEPGTSDHFERVTRPTEGGLYEALYRLCGAEAATLLSFGGHGEGDLARGDAPGFAGLAAALATEGYTLRRRSSLALSEVPAEVDAVLVLAPERALPDRTVVALERHLDRGGSLIAFLEPGVRSGLEPLLERFGLASPDAELRDPEGVVDAPAEIAARHYETHPITDGLDASRFTFFVGARSFALRRTEPDARVGALVYASPRSRLVDPAAPDSEVEAAGSYRPIAVRGRYPRGAGEARIFAVGDADFASNRHLRSVYNLDLVLNGVHWALGREPAITLRPKLRDRVQFPLPATDALQSFYGLGLLVPELLLLTGLWLALRRRAG; the protein is encoded by the coding sequence GTGACGCGTGAGCTGGGTCTCGCGGGCTGCCTCGCCCTCGCCTTCGGTCTGGGCGCCTACTACGCCACGGGACGCTTCGGCGCGTTCAGTGCCCTCAATGTGGGGCTCGGTCTGCTCGCGCTCGCCACCTCGATCGCGCGCGGTGCGGTCAGCCTCTACACGGAGAGCAGCCGCGCCGCACACAGCCTGGTGTGGCGGGGCCTCGCGGGCGTGGGCGTCGCCGGCGCCCTCGCGGTCGTGCTCTTCCAGGGCGCACGTTGGCTCGACTGGCGCGCCGACTGGACCTTCGAGCAGCGCTACCAAGTCTCCGAGGCCACCCAGCGTGCCGTAGAAGAACTGTGCGGCCCGGTCGAGCTCCTGCACTTCCACGAACCCGGCGACCCGCGCAACCGCCGCACGGCGCTGCTGCTCGACGCGATCGCGCGCTTCGGCGACGTGCACTGGCGCGGGCTCTCCCTCGCGGAGGCGCCCGCTGAAGCGGACCACTACGGCATCGGACGCTCGAACAGCGTGGTCGTAAGGCTCCGCGGGGAACCCGGAACCAGCGATCACTTCGAGCGCGTGACACGTCCGACCGAAGGGGGGCTCTACGAAGCGCTCTACCGTCTCTGCGGGGCGGAGGCCGCCACCCTGCTGAGCTTCGGTGGCCACGGGGAAGGCGACCTCGCGCGCGGCGACGCGCCCGGCTTCGCCGGCCTGGCCGCCGCCCTCGCCACCGAGGGGTACACGCTCCGACGCCGCTCCTCCCTCGCGCTCTCCGAGGTCCCGGCCGAGGTCGACGCCGTGTTGGTGCTCGCCCCCGAGCGCGCGCTGCCCGATCGCACCGTCGTCGCCCTCGAACGACACCTCGACCGGGGCGGATCGCTCATCGCCTTCCTCGAGCCAGGCGTGCGCTCGGGCCTCGAACCCCTGCTGGAGCGCTTCGGACTCGCCTCCCCGGATGCCGAACTTCGGGATCCGGAGGGCGTCGTGGACGCGCCAGCGGAGATCGCCGCCCGCCACTACGAGACCCACCCGATCACCGACGGGCTCGATGCCAGCCGCTTCACCTTCTTCGTAGGGGCCCGCTCGTTCGCGTTGCGCAGGACCGAACCCGACGCCCGGGTGGGTGCGCTCGTCTACGCGAGCCCGCGATCACGCCTGGTCGACCCGGCGGCTCCCGACTCCGAGGTCGAAGCGGCGGGCTCGTATCGCCCGATCGCCGTGCGTGGTCGCTACCCGCGCGGAGCGGGGGAGGCGCGCATCTTCGCCGTGGGAGATGCCGACTTCGCGTCGAACCGACACCTGCGCAGCGTCTACAACCTCGACCTCGTGCTCAACGGCGTGCACTGGGCATTGGGCCGCGAGCCCGCGATCACGCTGCGACCGAAGCTGCGCGACCGCGTGCAGTTCCCGCTGCCCGCCACCGACGCGCTCCAATCCTTCTACGGCCTGGGGCTGCTGGTACCCGAGCTGCTCCTGCTCACGGGCTTGTGGCTCGCGCTCCGCAGACGGGCCGGCTAG
- a CDS encoding ABC transporter ATP-binding protein translates to MPSAPDTPTERSDAAATDASPAIEASRLERRFGDRRAISGLDLRVPRGQAFGLLGANGAGKTTLLHMITGALLPSAGSLCVLGHSPIDAPDAVHRELGFTAETPALYPELRVDAFLRFMAGARGLGRGDARRAVERELERFDLTAVARRPIGPLSKGTRQRVSLAQAFLHDPALVVIDEPTSGLDPHQREAVRGLLAGLAGDRTLLLSTHDLDEARRLTARVAVLQAGRCVASGTTAEVLDAGGVLQWFDAPPDAA, encoded by the coding sequence TTGCCGAGCGCCCCGGACACACCGACCGAACGTTCCGACGCGGCGGCGACGGACGCTTCCCCCGCCATCGAAGCCAGTCGCCTCGAGCGCCGCTTCGGCGACCGCCGCGCCATCAGCGGCCTCGACCTCCGGGTTCCGCGCGGGCAGGCCTTCGGACTGCTCGGCGCCAACGGCGCGGGGAAGACGACGCTGCTGCACATGATCACCGGCGCGCTGCTGCCGAGCGCCGGATCGCTGTGCGTCCTCGGCCACTCCCCCATCGACGCACCGGACGCCGTCCATCGCGAACTCGGGTTCACCGCTGAGACCCCCGCCCTCTACCCCGAGCTGCGCGTCGACGCCTTCCTGCGTTTCATGGCCGGCGCACGCGGCTTGGGCCGCGGCGACGCACGCCGGGCAGTCGAACGCGAGCTCGAGCGTTTCGATCTCACCGCCGTGGCGCGCCGGCCAATCGGCCCCCTGTCGAAGGGAACGCGCCAGCGCGTCTCCCTGGCCCAGGCCTTTCTCCACGATCCCGCGCTCGTCGTGATCGACGAACCGACCAGCGGCCTCGACCCCCACCAGCGCGAAGCGGTGCGCGGCCTGCTCGCGGGGCTGGCCGGCGACCGCACCCTGCTGCTCTCGACCCACGACCTCGACGAAGCCCGACGGCTGACCGCGCGCGTCGCCGTGCTGCAAGCGGGACGCTGTGTCGCGTCGGGCACCACCGCGGAGGTGCTCGACGCGGGCGGCGTCCTCCAATGGTTCGACGCGCCCCCGGACGCCGCATGA
- the aroA gene encoding 3-phosphoshikimate 1-carboxyvinyltransferase produces MKPLPDELTIAPRGRLDARVRVPGSKSVTNRALLVAALARGESRLRGGLHSDDTVAMQRGLAALGCRVDAGEDPWIVPGVDGRFAAPQTPLDTQNSGTTARFLTAAATLAAGPVVIDGNARMRERPIDDLTRALEGLGASCRLEGAGGCPPVRVAGGGLPGGHARIDASRSSQFVSAVLLSAPYAAAPVTLGFEGDVVSVPYIDLTLEVMRDFGAEAGWRDARSLQVSNQQRYAGRDYPIEADASSAAYPFCAAAIAGGRVRVDGLRIDTQQPDLGILELLAQMGCSVERGGDWAAVARSGSLRGIDVDMNRLPDAVLALAVVACFADGPTHIRNVANLRIKETDRLTALETELRKLGVRADAGPDDLRIDPRPLRGAAIDTYDDHRMAMSFALAGLVQSGVVIRDPSCVSKTWPGFFDVFEKL; encoded by the coding sequence GTGAAGCCGCTGCCCGACGAGCTCACGATCGCTCCCCGAGGCCGACTCGACGCCCGGGTGCGGGTGCCGGGATCGAAGAGCGTCACCAACCGCGCCCTGCTCGTCGCGGCCCTGGCCCGCGGCGAGAGTCGGCTCCGCGGCGGTCTCCACAGCGACGACACGGTGGCGATGCAGCGCGGGCTTGCCGCTCTGGGCTGTCGCGTGGACGCCGGAGAAGACCCCTGGATCGTGCCGGGCGTCGATGGGCGCTTCGCCGCCCCGCAGACGCCCCTGGACACCCAGAATTCGGGCACGACCGCCCGCTTCCTCACCGCCGCCGCCACCCTCGCAGCCGGACCGGTCGTGATCGACGGAAACGCCCGGATGCGCGAGCGACCGATCGACGATCTCACCCGCGCCCTCGAAGGACTGGGCGCCTCCTGCCGCCTCGAAGGCGCCGGTGGCTGCCCGCCGGTGCGGGTGGCCGGGGGTGGCCTCCCGGGTGGGCATGCTCGGATCGACGCGAGCCGCTCGAGCCAGTTCGTGTCGGCCGTGCTGTTGAGCGCGCCCTACGCCGCGGCTCCCGTCACCCTCGGCTTCGAAGGCGACGTCGTCTCGGTGCCCTACATCGACCTCACCCTCGAGGTCATGCGCGACTTCGGTGCCGAAGCGGGCTGGCGGGACGCGCGCAGCCTCCAGGTGTCGAACCAGCAACGCTACGCGGGCCGCGACTACCCGATCGAAGCGGACGCATCTTCCGCGGCCTACCCCTTCTGCGCGGCCGCCATTGCGGGCGGACGCGTGCGCGTGGACGGCCTCCGCATCGATACCCAACAGCCCGACCTGGGGATCCTCGAGCTGCTCGCCCAGATGGGTTGTTCCGTGGAGCGCGGCGGCGACTGGGCGGCGGTCGCGCGCTCGGGATCGCTGCGCGGCATCGACGTCGACATGAACCGCTTGCCCGACGCCGTGCTCGCGCTCGCGGTCGTCGCGTGCTTCGCCGACGGTCCCACCCACATTCGCAATGTCGCCAACCTGCGGATCAAGGAGACCGACCGGCTCACCGCCCTCGAGACCGAGCTGCGCAAGCTCGGCGTTCGGGCCGACGCCGGGCCGGACGACCTGCGCATCGATCCGCGTCCCCTCCGCGGCGCCGCCATCGACACTTACGACGACCACCGGATGGCGATGTCCTTCGCCCTGGCAGGGCTGGTCCAATCGGGGGTCGTGATTCGTGACCCGAGCTGTGTGTCGAAGACCTGGCCCGGGTTCTTCGACGTCTTCGAGAAGCTCTGA
- a CDS encoding alanine--glyoxylate aminotransferase family protein — MLKRRLFTPGPVPVPDRVRLAMAQPVINHRAPDFLPVFQECKRGLQRLFQTESPVLMFAASGTGAMDAAVSNLLCAGDHVLVVRGGKFGERWTEIAEAYGVRTTNIDVEWGQAVDPKVVEAALDANPDIKAVYLQGSETSTAVRHPVREVAEIVRRSDDRLMVVDAITAVGVYDLPMDAWGLDVVISGSQKAFMMPPGLAFMALSDRAQRFMQTSDLPHYYFSLDKELKGLETDQTSWTPAVSLLMGLAECLKMILDEQGLEETWTRTEKLAHATREAMRAMNLELLAPDDPSPACTAVRVPDGIDGAALRKHLRDKLGYTLADGQGKLKGKIFRIAHLGYFDRFDTIACIAAVEMALASLGYVHKLGEGARTATELLSD; from the coding sequence ATGTTGAAGCGTCGACTCTTCACGCCCGGCCCGGTGCCGGTGCCGGACCGCGTGCGCCTGGCGATGGCCCAGCCCGTGATCAACCACCGGGCGCCCGACTTCCTGCCCGTGTTCCAGGAGTGCAAGCGGGGCCTGCAGCGGCTGTTCCAGACCGAGAGTCCGGTGCTGATGTTCGCGGCTTCGGGGACCGGTGCGATGGACGCGGCCGTCTCGAATCTCCTCTGCGCCGGCGACCACGTGCTCGTCGTGCGCGGTGGGAAGTTCGGCGAGCGCTGGACCGAGATCGCCGAGGCCTACGGCGTGCGCACCACCAACATCGACGTCGAGTGGGGCCAGGCCGTCGACCCGAAGGTCGTCGAGGCCGCCCTCGACGCGAACCCGGACATCAAGGCCGTCTACCTCCAGGGTTCCGAGACGAGCACGGCCGTGCGTCACCCGGTGCGCGAAGTCGCCGAGATCGTGCGCCGCTCGGACGACCGGCTGATGGTCGTCGATGCGATCACCGCGGTGGGGGTCTACGACCTGCCGATGGACGCCTGGGGTCTCGATGTCGTGATCTCGGGGTCGCAGAAGGCGTTCATGATGCCGCCGGGTCTCGCCTTCATGGCGCTCTCGGACCGCGCCCAGCGCTTCATGCAGACCTCGGACCTGCCCCACTACTACTTCTCGCTCGACAAGGAGCTGAAGGGCCTCGAGACCGACCAGACCTCGTGGACGCCGGCGGTGAGCCTGCTCATGGGGTTGGCCGAGTGCCTGAAGATGATTCTCGACGAGCAGGGCCTCGAGGAGACCTGGACGCGCACCGAGAAGCTCGCCCACGCGACCCGCGAGGCGATGCGCGCGATGAACCTCGAGCTGCTGGCGCCCGACGACCCGAGCCCGGCCTGCACGGCCGTCCGGGTTCCCGACGGCATCGACGGGGCCGCTCTGCGCAAGCACCTGCGCGACAAGCTCGGCTACACGCTCGCCGACGGTCAGGGGAAGCTGAAGGGGAAGATCTTCCGCATCGCCCACCTCGGCTACTTCGATCGTTTCGACACGATCGCCTGCATCGCCGCCGTCGAGATGGCGCTCGCTTCTCTGGGCTACGTCCACAAGCTCGGCGAAGGCGCGCGCACGGCGACCGAACTGCTCAGCGACTGA
- the serA gene encoding phosphoglycerate dehydrogenase, whose amino-acid sequence MPKVLVSDSLATQGLEILERAPGIEVVDSPGLSPEELLEAIADADGLIIRSGTEVTAEVIEAAKQLAVVGRAGIGVDNVDVGAASARGIVVMNTPGGNTVTTAEHAIALLVSLARHVPQATASMKSGKWEKKRFVGVELYNRTLGVLGLGNIGRIVAERARGLGMKVLAYDPFLSEEAAAKLDVELLDLESLLARADAVSVHVPRTPDTAGLLNKAAFAKAKPGLLVVNAARGGIVDEEALLEALDSGQVGGAALDVFEQEPPAADHPLVSHEKVICTPHLGASTEQAQVNVAIAVAEQVRDYLVGGVINNAINVPSISKELATRIRPYLTLGEKLGRFQGQLCKASIEQIEIEYSGAAAELDVAPITVAVLKGLLEPVTDSVNMVNAPIIAREHGIKVIESKASRTEDFASAITTRVVGCDNRLIVGAVFEGGQPRIVRVDDFMLEAIPEGPTLFIQNRDEPGVVGIVGTMLGEAGINISRMQLALQPEGGQAAMLVNVQPAPPENVVEALRNMPSAVSVQLLDLGS is encoded by the coding sequence GTGCCCAAAGTCCTCGTATCCGATTCGCTCGCGACCCAGGGCCTCGAGATCCTCGAGCGCGCCCCGGGGATCGAGGTGGTGGACTCGCCCGGCCTGTCGCCGGAAGAGCTCCTCGAAGCCATCGCCGACGCCGATGGCCTGATCATCCGCAGTGGCACCGAGGTGACCGCCGAGGTGATCGAGGCCGCGAAGCAGCTGGCCGTGGTCGGCCGTGCCGGGATCGGCGTCGACAACGTCGACGTGGGCGCGGCGTCTGCCCGCGGCATCGTCGTGATGAACACGCCGGGCGGCAACACGGTGACCACCGCCGAGCACGCGATCGCCCTGCTCGTGTCTCTGGCGCGCCACGTGCCTCAGGCCACCGCGTCGATGAAGTCCGGGAAGTGGGAGAAGAAGCGCTTCGTCGGTGTCGAGCTCTACAACCGCACCCTCGGCGTGCTCGGGCTCGGCAACATCGGCCGGATCGTCGCCGAGCGCGCACGCGGGCTCGGCATGAAGGTGCTCGCCTACGACCCCTTCCTGTCGGAAGAGGCGGCGGCGAAGCTGGATGTCGAGCTCCTGGATCTCGAGTCGCTGCTCGCGCGCGCGGACGCGGTCAGCGTGCACGTGCCCCGCACACCCGACACCGCGGGGCTGCTCAACAAGGCGGCCTTCGCGAAGGCGAAGCCCGGCCTCTTGGTGGTGAACGCGGCCCGTGGCGGGATCGTCGACGAAGAAGCCCTGCTCGAAGCCCTGGATTCGGGGCAGGTCGGGGGCGCGGCCCTCGACGTCTTCGAGCAGGAGCCGCCCGCTGCGGATCACCCGCTCGTGAGCCACGAGAAGGTGATCTGTACACCGCACCTGGGAGCCTCGACCGAGCAGGCCCAGGTGAACGTCGCGATCGCCGTGGCCGAGCAGGTGCGCGACTACCTGGTCGGTGGGGTGATCAACAACGCCATCAACGTGCCGTCGATCTCGAAGGAGCTCGCGACCCGGATCCGTCCCTACCTCACCCTGGGCGAGAAGCTCGGGCGTTTTCAGGGGCAGCTCTGCAAGGCCTCGATCGAGCAGATCGAGATCGAATATTCGGGCGCGGCGGCCGAGCTCGACGTCGCACCGATCACCGTCGCCGTGTTGAAGGGCCTGCTCGAGCCCGTGACCGACTCGGTGAACATGGTGAACGCGCCGATCATCGCGCGCGAGCACGGCATCAAGGTGATCGAATCCAAGGCGAGCCGCACCGAGGACTTCGCTAGCGCGATCACGACGCGCGTCGTGGGCTGCGACAACCGTCTGATCGTGGGCGCCGTCTTCGAAGGCGGGCAGCCGCGGATCGTGCGCGTCGACGACTTCATGCTCGAAGCCATTCCCGAAGGCCCCACGCTCTTCATCCAGAACCGAGACGAGCCCGGCGTGGTCGGAATCGTCGGGACGATGCTGGGTGAAGCGGGCATCAACATCTCGCGGATGCAGCTGGCGCTGCAGCCCGAAGGAGGGCAGGCCGCCATGCTGGTGAACGTGCAGCCGGCACCGCCGGAGAACGTGGTCGAAGCCCTGCGAAACATGCCGAGCGCCGTCTCCGTGCAGCTGCTGGACCTGGGCTCATGA